In a genomic window of Ochrobactrum sp. Marseille-Q0166:
- a CDS encoding transporter substrate-binding domain-containing protein: MALAALFVQDAQARSVEETKSAGTIRIGIQGDNCPWGCINSSGAADGYDSDMGKAFADYLGVKVEFVPLAVANRIPALTTDKVDALFATMGMTAERAKSIQYSQPYAANQMSVVGPVDMDLSTPEALSGHVFGVPRAASQDTALTAVAPSGTEIRRFDDDAATIQALLSGQVEAVGANQFYINRLEDAAPGRYKVQLLLVEHYNGVGTRLGEKDWNQTVNAFLDEFMQSDEYKAIYNKWMNMDPPKYPAAMEGIPYKIEN, translated from the coding sequence ATGGCACTTGCAGCGCTCTTCGTGCAAGACGCTCAGGCGCGTTCGGTCGAAGAAACCAAGTCCGCCGGAACAATCCGCATAGGCATCCAAGGTGATAACTGCCCGTGGGGTTGCATCAACTCGTCGGGCGCGGCTGATGGCTATGACTCGGATATGGGAAAGGCATTTGCCGATTATCTGGGCGTTAAGGTCGAGTTTGTACCACTGGCAGTGGCAAACCGTATTCCCGCTCTGACAACCGATAAGGTTGATGCGCTTTTTGCCACGATGGGCATGACAGCCGAACGCGCCAAGTCGATCCAATACTCACAACCATACGCTGCCAATCAGATGTCGGTAGTCGGGCCGGTTGATATGGACTTATCTACACCCGAAGCTTTATCAGGCCATGTTTTTGGTGTGCCACGCGCGGCATCACAAGATACGGCGCTGACCGCAGTAGCTCCATCAGGAACGGAGATCCGTCGTTTTGACGATGATGCGGCGACAATTCAGGCACTGCTCTCAGGTCAGGTCGAAGCCGTTGGTGCCAATCAGTTTTACATTAATCGTCTCGAAGATGCAGCACCAGGTCGCTACAAGGTGCAACTGCTCTTAGTTGAACATTACAATGGCGTGGGCACACGACTGGGTGAGAAAGATTGGAACCAGACGGTTAATGCCTTCCTTGATGAATTCATGCAGTCTGATGAATATAAGGCCATCTACAACAAGTGGATGAATATGGATCCGCCGAAATATCCTGCGGCGATGGAAGGCATTCCCTACAAAATTGAAAATTAA
- a CDS encoding fumarylacetoacetate hydrolase family protein, whose translation MLTEEERLIAAKAILAAEKSRIPMVQPSKQWPEMELEDAYRIQDLWAEARIAEGAKVVGHKIGLTSRAMQLASKMTEPDYGRILDDALFNDGAQIPTSTFIKPRLEVELAFIMGEDLMGEGTRVHDVLRATEFVVPALEIIDYRTEVPRAITDTIADNAAFGAIVLGGRPVRPMDIDLRWVGATLSQNGIIEDTGLSAAIMGHPAAGVAWLVNKLAAVGTGLKKGHIVLGGSFTRPVDIKKGDVIQADYGNLGAIGVSFI comes from the coding sequence ATGTTGACTGAAGAAGAACGTCTTATTGCTGCCAAAGCCATTCTTGCTGCTGAGAAATCACGCATACCGATGGTACAACCGTCCAAGCAGTGGCCAGAGATGGAGCTTGAAGATGCATATCGCATTCAGGACCTTTGGGCCGAAGCGCGTATCGCCGAAGGCGCCAAGGTGGTTGGCCACAAAATAGGCCTGACGTCGCGTGCAATGCAACTCGCCTCAAAGATGACCGAGCCGGATTACGGCCGAATTCTTGACGATGCTCTGTTCAATGATGGCGCTCAAATACCAACTTCTACCTTCATCAAACCTCGTCTTGAAGTCGAACTGGCTTTTATCATGGGCGAGGATCTGATGGGCGAAGGCACGCGTGTGCATGACGTCTTACGTGCGACCGAATTTGTCGTTCCTGCACTGGAAATAATCGATTATCGTACCGAAGTGCCACGCGCTATCACTGATACCATTGCTGATAATGCAGCTTTTGGGGCAATTGTTCTTGGCGGACGGCCCGTACGTCCAATGGATATCGACCTGCGTTGGGTGGGTGCAACTTTATCACAGAACGGCATTATCGAAGATACCGGTTTGTCGGCGGCAATTATGGGGCATCCTGCCGCTGGAGTTGCATGGTTGGTGAACAAGCTTGCAGCTGTCGGTACTGGTTTGAAAAAGGGTCACATTGTTCTAGGAGGCTCATTCACCCGCCCCGTGGACATCAAAAAAGGTGATGTCATTCAGGCCGATTACGGCAATCTTGGCGCCATTGGCGTCAGCTTTATTTAA
- the aroQ gene encoding type II 3-dehydroquinate dehydratase, producing MTKTVYILNGPNLNLLGKRQPHIYGHVTLADVEADCAALAKELGVAIRFLQSNYEGQIIDWIHEARENGAGIVINPAAFTHTSVAILDALNTFEGPVIEVHISNVHKRESFRHHSYISLRADGVIAGCGTEGYALGLRRVANMISEVAK from the coding sequence ATGACCAAGACCGTCTATATTCTGAACGGCCCCAACCTGAACCTGCTCGGCAAGCGCCAGCCTCATATCTATGGCCATGTTACCTTGGCAGATGTCGAAGCTGATTGCGCGGCTCTGGCCAAAGAACTGGGTGTTGCCATCCGGTTTCTGCAATCCAACTATGAAGGCCAGATCATCGACTGGATTCATGAGGCGCGAGAAAATGGTGCAGGTATTGTGATCAACCCTGCTGCCTTTACACATACATCGGTTGCAATCCTTGACGCGCTGAATACCTTTGAAGGACCGGTTATTGAGGTCCATATTTCAAATGTCCACAAGCGTGAAAGTTTCCGGCATCACTCTTATATTTCATTGCGTGCTGATGGCGTCATTGCGGGTTGTGGGACAGAGGGTTACGCACTTGGGCTGCGCCGCGTAGCTAATATGATTTCCGAGGTTGCAAAATGA
- a CDS encoding GntR family transcriptional regulator, which translates to MPQESHLMMVDRSGALAGSGDDVKNTISSQILARLREAIVSGQMPAGSKINLDHVRAQLQVSLSPLREALARLTSDGLVIFEDNRGYRVAPVSIADFQEVARLRDTFETYALREAMVRGDLAWESDVIRALHVVNRTERDASRPETLEAWEAVHRDFHLTLISGCGMPMLIRFCSSLLNLHDRYRRTFLRRTSGDRNVMMEHSEIAQAAVARDADFACEKLRDHLSRTATNLQRYLVEHGIE; encoded by the coding sequence ATGCCGCAAGAATCTCACTTAATGATGGTTGATCGCTCCGGTGCGCTTGCGGGTTCTGGCGATGATGTCAAGAATACAATATCAAGCCAAATACTTGCTCGATTGCGTGAAGCAATTGTTTCGGGTCAGATGCCGGCAGGTTCCAAAATCAACTTGGATCACGTTAGAGCGCAGCTTCAGGTAAGCCTCAGCCCACTGCGCGAAGCTCTGGCCCGCCTAACATCAGACGGGCTGGTTATATTTGAGGACAACCGCGGATATCGGGTCGCGCCTGTTTCTATCGCTGATTTTCAGGAGGTGGCGCGGTTACGTGACACGTTCGAAACATATGCTTTACGAGAGGCGATGGTTCGTGGCGACCTGGCATGGGAAAGCGATGTGATCCGCGCCTTGCACGTCGTCAATCGCACTGAACGGGATGCCAGCCGGCCTGAAACCTTAGAAGCATGGGAGGCTGTCCATCGCGATTTTCATTTAACGCTGATTTCTGGCTGCGGCATGCCAATGCTGATAAGATTTTGTTCGTCCTTACTCAATTTGCATGACCGGTATCGGCGAACTTTTTTGCGTCGAACTTCCGGCGATCGAAATGTTATGATGGAGCATAGCGAGATTGCCCAGGCAGCTGTGGCACGTGATGCTGATTTTGCCTGCGAAAAATTGAGAGATCATTTGTCCCGCACCGCTACCAACCTGCAACGTTATTTAGTTGAGCACGGGATTGAATAA
- a CDS encoding amino acid ABC transporter permease, with amino-acid sequence MMNALDFSVILERWPELLQGTLATLGLALAGMLLAIFIGVAGVAIRRSGSRIASMIVVCFVEVIRNTPFLVQIFFIFFALPLAGVRLNPTTTAIIALGLNGGAYAIEIIRGGVESIPRGQTEAGLALGLHQGEIFRTIILLPALRAIYPSLCSQFILLTLTTSICTSVSAYELTQVAQRIDGDTFRSFEVYFTVTIIYLLVSWMIMALLALIGRRAFSYPTR; translated from the coding sequence TTGATGAACGCGCTAGATTTCAGCGTGATCCTTGAGCGCTGGCCAGAGCTTTTGCAAGGGACACTTGCAACGCTCGGTCTTGCATTGGCCGGGATGTTACTTGCCATTTTCATAGGCGTAGCTGGAGTTGCCATTCGACGTTCAGGCAGTCGCATAGCTTCAATGATCGTTGTGTGCTTTGTTGAGGTCATCCGTAATACACCTTTTTTGGTGCAGATATTCTTCATTTTTTTCGCATTACCACTTGCCGGCGTGCGCCTAAATCCGACCACCACAGCGATCATAGCGCTTGGCTTGAACGGTGGCGCCTACGCGATCGAAATTATCCGCGGTGGTGTGGAGAGCATTCCGCGCGGACAAACCGAGGCGGGGCTCGCTTTGGGGCTGCATCAGGGTGAAATCTTTCGCACGATCATTTTGCTGCCTGCGCTACGTGCTATCTATCCCTCGCTTTGCAGCCAGTTCATATTGCTAACGCTGACCACGTCAATTTGCACTTCGGTTTCTGCTTATGAGCTTACTCAGGTTGCTCAACGCATTGATGGCGACACTTTCCGCAGTTTCGAAGTCTATTTTACAGTAACGATTATCTATCTGCTGGTGTCCTGGATGATCATGGCGCTGTTGGCTCTCATCGGTCGTCGTGCCTTTAGCTACCCCACACGCTGA
- a CDS encoding amino acid ABC transporter permease gives MPHLGINEITFLALGLKWTLSLTVIGFVGGIVFGLIIALGRVAENRALRWFAAAWIAVFQGTPLLMQLFVVFFGLPLLGVNVNAWLAVAIALTAHASAFLGEIWRGAIQAIPKGQSEACYALGMHYRSRMFDIILPQALKISLPATVGFLVQLLKGTSLAAIVGFIELTRAGQIVSNQTYQPLFIFGLIGVLYFLMCWPLSLWGRRLEMRLAQDPR, from the coding sequence ATGCCGCATCTGGGTATCAACGAAATTACTTTTCTGGCACTGGGGTTGAAATGGACCTTATCACTGACAGTCATTGGTTTTGTCGGAGGTATAGTTTTTGGTCTTATCATCGCCTTGGGACGTGTTGCTGAAAATCGTGCACTGCGTTGGTTCGCAGCCGCATGGATTGCAGTTTTTCAGGGTACGCCGCTTCTCATGCAGCTATTCGTAGTGTTCTTCGGCTTGCCGCTCCTTGGGGTGAATGTGAACGCCTGGCTGGCAGTGGCAATCGCTTTAACCGCACATGCCAGCGCTTTTCTGGGTGAAATCTGGCGCGGCGCTATCCAGGCGATCCCGAAAGGTCAATCAGAAGCATGTTATGCACTTGGCATGCACTATCGTTCACGGATGTTCGACATCATCTTGCCGCAGGCATTGAAGATTTCATTGCCAGCCACCGTCGGCTTCCTTGTGCAACTGCTTAAAGGCACCTCTCTGGCAGCTATCGTGGGCTTTATTGAACTAACACGCGCCGGGCAGATCGTATCGAACCAGACATACCAGCCGTTGTTTATCTTCGGCCTGATTGGGGTCTTGTATTTCCTGATGTGCTGGCCGCTGTCACTTTGGGGCCGACGCCTTGAAATGAGGTTGGCGCAAGATCCGCGCTGA
- a CDS encoding Gfo/Idh/MocA family oxidoreductase, protein MTRPVRMAVMGAGLIGKRHAMHVKASADAELICVIDPTSAGEAVAREYNAIWARSLSEAAALELEGVIVATPNQVHMQNGLDCIAAGLPVLVEKPLCDNVADAEKLVAAADAKGTALLTGHHRRHNLLMQKAKEIIDSGAIGTPVVANAMFWLFKPDDYFDIAWRREKGAGPVFLNLIHDVDNLRYLLGEVSAVTARESNAIRGNAVEETAVILLEFASGALATASVCDTTIAPWSWEMTTGENPAYPRSDEHCYLIGGTHGSLALPELDLRTAQGTPSWYAPFDLTRPGIPAEDPLARQVSQFARVIRGEEAPLVSGRDGLETLRVIEAVKRSAADGGRITL, encoded by the coding sequence ATGACCAGACCGGTTCGCATGGCCGTTATGGGTGCGGGACTGATCGGTAAGCGCCATGCTATGCATGTTAAGGCATCCGCCGATGCTGAACTAATCTGTGTCATCGACCCAACGTCGGCTGGTGAGGCCGTAGCGCGAGAATATAACGCCATCTGGGCACGAAGTCTCTCAGAGGCTGCGGCTTTGGAGCTCGAGGGCGTGATCGTCGCAACCCCGAACCAGGTTCATATGCAGAACGGGCTGGATTGCATTGCAGCCGGTCTGCCAGTGCTCGTCGAAAAGCCGCTTTGTGATAATGTTGCAGATGCTGAAAAACTGGTAGCTGCGGCTGATGCGAAGGGGACAGCATTGCTGACAGGGCACCACCGCCGTCACAATCTGTTGATGCAAAAGGCTAAAGAAATCATCGACTCGGGCGCGATTGGTACGCCCGTCGTTGCGAATGCAATGTTCTGGCTTTTTAAGCCGGATGATTATTTCGACATTGCATGGCGTCGCGAAAAAGGTGCAGGTCCGGTATTCCTAAACCTCATTCATGATGTTGATAATCTTCGCTACCTTCTAGGAGAAGTTAGCGCCGTCACCGCACGAGAATCCAACGCCATTCGTGGCAATGCAGTGGAAGAAACTGCGGTAATCTTATTGGAGTTCGCCAGCGGCGCTCTGGCGACGGCATCCGTGTGCGATACGACTATTGCTCCTTGGAGTTGGGAAATGACAACGGGTGAAAACCCAGCTTATCCACGCTCGGATGAACATTGCTATCTGATAGGTGGCACTCACGGTTCGCTCGCTCTGCCAGAACTTGATCTACGCACGGCACAAGGCACACCTAGCTGGTATGCGCCCTTTGATCTAACCCGCCCCGGTATTCCGGCGGAGGATCCATTGGCACGACAAGTTAGCCAGTTCGCCCGTGTTATAAGAGGGGAAGAGGCACCTTTGGTTTCCGGACGCGACGGGCTGGAGACTTTACGCGTAATTGAAGCCGTCAAACGTTCCGCCGCCGATGGTGGACGTATCACTCTTTGA
- a CDS encoding PLP-dependent aminotransferase family protein, translated as MFKNSQLESVKAWLNHPAHSAMPLHARIQRALRQLIIDGVLSRGKPLPASRVLSKSLGVSRDTVEAAYAQLHAEGFIDRRVGSGSFVAEITEFSPRHRGSRRNIKPRSQSPELSKRGNAMFKSGGVRETLTPRPFAHGIPDTRNFPLALWERLQRQVLKEIGTQTLLHGDPQGVEPLRQAIADYINLERGACATAERVLILTSSQQALALCANILFDPGERVYIEDPAYYGARKAFDAAGLNCVPVQLDQQGLKIEPILNDSNPARAVFLTPSHQFPTGTTLALDRRLVLIEWAKRHRGWIIEDDYDSEFHYAGKPTACMQGLDLHDRTIYIGTFTKSLFPGLRIGYIVLPQSLVAPMTTARTLLDGHTASIAQYTLARFIEGGHFGAYIRNMRGIYARRLEILTRLVRQYLSDFVEPRVPVGGLQMSCLLKGSISERALLEAARRSDVELLGLSALHAKDEGEAGFLLGFAAYTPRELEDAIRKLAKIFQTF; from the coding sequence TTGTTCAAGAACTCTCAGCTCGAATCGGTGAAAGCCTGGCTCAACCATCCGGCCCATTCAGCAATGCCCTTACACGCACGTATACAACGTGCACTTCGGCAATTGATTATCGATGGGGTGCTTAGCCGAGGCAAACCACTTCCGGCCTCACGAGTGCTTTCGAAATCGCTTGGAGTGTCCCGCGATACGGTAGAAGCTGCTTATGCCCAGCTGCATGCAGAAGGGTTCATCGACCGCCGTGTCGGCAGTGGCAGTTTCGTTGCGGAGATTACAGAGTTTTCTCCCCGTCATCGGGGTTCAAGGCGCAATATCAAGCCCAGAAGCCAGTCTCCCGAATTGAGCAAGCGCGGCAATGCCATGTTTAAAAGCGGTGGGGTACGTGAGACATTAACGCCAAGGCCATTCGCGCACGGAATCCCAGATACACGTAACTTTCCGCTAGCGCTTTGGGAGCGTTTGCAAAGGCAAGTTCTCAAAGAGATTGGCACCCAAACGCTTTTACATGGAGATCCGCAAGGCGTTGAACCGCTGCGTCAAGCCATCGCAGACTATATCAATCTTGAACGCGGCGCATGCGCTACAGCCGAAAGGGTACTGATACTCACATCTTCACAACAAGCCCTGGCTCTGTGTGCAAACATTTTGTTTGATCCCGGCGAACGCGTTTATATAGAAGATCCAGCATATTATGGAGCGCGCAAAGCCTTTGATGCGGCAGGTCTGAATTGCGTGCCAGTACAGCTGGACCAGCAAGGACTGAAAATCGAGCCTATTCTTAATGACTCCAACCCCGCGCGCGCGGTCTTCCTTACACCATCACATCAATTTCCGACGGGTACGACTTTGGCATTAGATCGTCGACTTGTCTTGATAGAATGGGCTAAACGTCATCGCGGCTGGATAATCGAAGATGATTACGACAGTGAATTTCATTATGCCGGCAAACCGACGGCATGCATGCAAGGTCTCGATCTACACGACAGAACCATTTACATAGGCACCTTCACAAAGTCGCTCTTTCCCGGATTGCGCATAGGCTATATCGTTTTGCCGCAATCACTGGTAGCACCCATGACCACCGCCCGTACGCTGCTAGACGGTCACACAGCCTCCATAGCGCAATACACGCTTGCCCGCTTTATAGAAGGCGGACATTTTGGAGCTTATATCCGCAATATGCGCGGCATCTATGCACGGCGCCTCGAAATATTGACCCGATTGGTTCGCCAATATCTATCAGATTTTGTCGAACCCCGGGTTCCTGTGGGTGGCCTACAAATGTCATGCCTTTTGAAAGGCAGCATTTCCGAACGCGCGCTCTTGGAAGCCGCCCGCCGCAGTGATGTTGAGCTGTTAGGGTTGTCAGCGCTTCACGCTAAAGATGAAGGTGAGGCTGGATTTCTACTAGGGTTTGCAGCCTACACACCAAGGGAACTTGAGGACGCTATCCGCAAACTTGCAAAAATATTCCAAACTTTTTAG
- a CDS encoding sugar phosphate isomerase/epimerase family protein, with protein sequence MAENMIPEQRLLGLAHFSAIHLPPVEFVSVAARAGFQSVGLRLFPAFPGAPCYSVPQGSDSARELRLRLDDTGLEIFDIEFVVLDAFFQPLSVLPVLEDAAALGAKRLSVCGEDSDRARLIDNFAALCSVAGDVGMSVDIENMGWRPVRCATDSLDIAKASGAPNAGVLIDALHFFRNGGTVEMLSTFPGELVQHVQLCDVRGGEPDNDKARIQEAREGRFVPGEGELPLNEMVWALNHNPRISVEVPMVQGQNPADHLSALERGARRVMGI encoded by the coding sequence GTGGCTGAAAATATGATCCCCGAACAACGTCTCCTTGGTTTAGCGCATTTTTCTGCAATCCATTTGCCGCCAGTGGAATTTGTGTCCGTTGCTGCACGCGCCGGTTTTCAATCGGTCGGTTTGCGGCTGTTTCCGGCCTTTCCAGGTGCTCCTTGCTATTCTGTCCCGCAAGGTAGCGATAGCGCTCGGGAGTTGCGGCTGCGATTGGATGACACCGGACTGGAAATATTCGACATTGAATTCGTCGTTCTGGATGCCTTTTTTCAGCCGCTGTCTGTATTGCCGGTGTTGGAGGATGCGGCAGCACTGGGAGCCAAACGTTTGAGCGTTTGTGGTGAAGACAGTGATCGTGCGCGCTTGATCGATAATTTTGCAGCGCTTTGTTCTGTCGCGGGCGATGTTGGCATGTCGGTAGATATTGAAAACATGGGTTGGCGGCCGGTGCGTTGTGCCACAGACAGTTTGGATATTGCGAAAGCTTCGGGCGCGCCCAATGCAGGCGTTTTGATTGATGCTCTCCATTTCTTTCGCAATGGCGGAACGGTCGAAATGCTTTCAACTTTTCCGGGAGAGCTGGTTCAGCATGTGCAGCTTTGTGATGTTCGTGGTGGGGAACCCGACAATGACAAAGCCAGAATACAAGAAGCGCGTGAAGGTCGTTTTGTTCCCGGTGAAGGAGAACTGCCGTTGAACGAAATGGTTTGGGCATTAAACCACAATCCACGAATTTCTGTCGAGGTTCCAATGGTGCAGGGCCAGAATCCGGCTGACCACCTTTCTGCGCTCGAGCGTGGTGCGCGTCGTGTCATGGGTATTTGA
- a CDS encoding dioxygenase translates to MTIRNEADVTTAVIKVMEQTADPRLREILLSLIKHLHGFVRETKLSEDEFRTATAILNEIGALASDSHNEFVLMSGSLGVSTLVCLLNNGENGQTETSQSLLGPFWRLNSPRVENGGIIIRSDTPGTPLVVNGRVVDQNGKPIAGAEVDVWHASPIGLYENQDPDQADMNLRGKFTTDTDGRFWFTTVKMVGYPIPVDGVVGRLLKAQGRHPYRPAHLHALIFREGYKTLISQVFDPSCPWIDSDVQFGVTQALTGDFIKHDEPNPEYPELGAPWHSLDYTYVMEPGEAKLPRAPIK, encoded by the coding sequence ATGACCATTCGAAATGAAGCGGATGTCACCACTGCCGTCATTAAGGTGATGGAACAGACAGCAGATCCGCGGCTTCGCGAAATCTTGTTATCTTTAATCAAGCATCTTCATGGGTTTGTCAGAGAAACAAAACTTAGCGAAGACGAGTTCCGTACGGCAACCGCTATCCTGAATGAAATTGGCGCCTTGGCCTCAGATAGTCACAACGAATTCGTACTGATGTCTGGCTCTCTTGGCGTTTCAACCTTGGTTTGCCTTCTCAACAATGGCGAAAATGGGCAAACCGAAACCTCACAATCCCTGCTTGGCCCTTTCTGGCGTCTCAACAGTCCCCGCGTTGAAAACGGCGGCATAATCATCCGCTCCGATACTCCCGGCACACCTCTCGTTGTAAACGGGCGTGTCGTAGACCAAAACGGCAAGCCGATTGCCGGAGCTGAAGTCGATGTATGGCATGCCTCGCCGATCGGTCTTTATGAAAATCAGGATCCTGATCAGGCCGATATGAACCTACGTGGAAAGTTTACGACAGATACGGATGGGCGGTTCTGGTTCACCACCGTTAAAATGGTTGGCTACCCGATCCCTGTGGACGGTGTTGTAGGGCGACTACTTAAAGCGCAGGGCCGCCACCCGTATCGCCCTGCACATCTGCATGCGCTGATCTTCCGTGAAGGATACAAAACCCTGATATCACAGGTTTTCGATCCGTCGTGCCCATGGATTGACAGCGACGTACAGTTTGGCGTCACTCAAGCTTTGACCGGTGATTTTATCAAGCACGATGAGCCAAATCCCGAATATCCAGAACTTGGCGCCCCGTGGCATTCGCTCGACTATACTTATGTCATGGAACCAGGTGAGGCAAAACTGCCACGCGCACCAATCAAATAA
- a CDS encoding LysR family transcriptional regulator: MLTLRQIEVIRAIMVTGTIAGAAKLLNVSAPGLSRLMKYSEDSLGIRLFDRRGGRYVPTPQARNIFDLLDTVHRKIEDLQSAVTDLSKGKAQELCVASVPSIANVMIPRTVAKLRERYPDLHLDLDILKIEEAVDYLLLGRGEIVAISSRFDHPLINFELLTTGRLLCIVPETSPLASRSKIAPLEMSQYPLIGINPKDPYGAIMAAMFTNAGVDYKMNIKARFGSTVCSLVAAGLGIAIIDEFTVAHAVVKGLKCIPIDAESNFNTYIA; encoded by the coding sequence ATGTTAACGCTCCGCCAGATAGAAGTGATCCGTGCGATCATGGTGACAGGCACAATCGCTGGCGCTGCAAAACTGCTCAATGTATCAGCGCCCGGTCTTAGCAGGCTGATGAAATATTCCGAAGACTCGCTCGGCATAAGGCTCTTTGATCGCCGCGGCGGACGATATGTGCCTACTCCACAAGCGAGAAACATCTTCGACCTTCTCGATACAGTTCACCGGAAAATCGAAGATCTGCAATCAGCCGTTACTGATCTGAGCAAGGGAAAGGCGCAGGAACTGTGCGTGGCATCGGTACCCAGCATTGCCAATGTCATGATACCACGCACTGTTGCGAAACTTCGTGAGCGCTATCCAGATCTTCATCTTGATCTCGACATTCTTAAGATTGAAGAAGCTGTCGATTATCTGCTCCTGGGGCGCGGAGAAATTGTTGCGATTTCATCGCGGTTCGATCACCCGCTTATTAATTTTGAGCTCCTTACAACGGGACGGCTTTTATGCATCGTGCCGGAAACCAGTCCTCTTGCATCACGCAGCAAGATAGCTCCTTTGGAAATGTCACAATATCCACTCATCGGAATTAACCCCAAAGACCCTTATGGGGCGATCATGGCTGCAATGTTCACCAATGCGGGTGTTGATTACAAAATGAACATTAAAGCGCGATTTGGATCGACAGTATGCAGCCTTGTTGCAGCTGGGCTGGGAATTGCAATAATTGATGAGTTTACGGTGGCGCATGCGGTTGTAAAGGGCCTAAAATGCATTCCAATTGATGCTGAAAGCAACTTTAATACCTATATCGCTTAG
- a CDS encoding transporter substrate-binding domain-containing protein, producing MTQLAPVGHIRFAVNMANASIVRENTPGEYMGPAAELAVRLSTLLGLEVRIIPFASGGAILAQEDAWDLAVLAIDSSRTQIRYVHEIMRVSATFAGRVQAMSCSDVDKAGIRIATARGAAYETHLTGTLKHADIIPFDTPAAARDAMLNSNCDFVAGIRSTLESSLADHIGIHLLEDDFLTISQALAIRAEHEDAAMFLENLLAASK from the coding sequence TTGACCCAGCTCGCTCCCGTTGGCCATATTCGGTTTGCTGTCAATATGGCCAATGCCAGCATTGTTCGAGAGAACACACCCGGCGAATATATGGGTCCGGCTGCCGAACTGGCAGTACGGCTTTCCACGTTGCTGGGTTTAGAAGTGCGTATTATTCCTTTTGCATCCGGTGGTGCAATTCTCGCGCAAGAAGATGCATGGGATCTGGCTGTTCTAGCAATAGACAGCTCACGTACCCAAATCCGTTATGTTCATGAGATCATGCGTGTCAGCGCAACCTTTGCAGGGCGTGTCCAAGCAATGAGTTGCAGTGATGTGGACAAGGCGGGCATTCGCATTGCCACCGCTCGTGGGGCTGCCTATGAAACTCATTTAACTGGAACTTTGAAACACGCTGACATTATACCCTTCGATACCCCAGCTGCTGCACGTGACGCTATGCTGAATAGCAACTGCGATTTTGTGGCTGGCATACGATCTACATTGGAGAGTAGTCTTGCGGATCATATAGGGATACATCTTCTGGAAGATGATTTTCTCACCATATCGCAAGCACTTGCCATACGCGCTGAACACGAAGATGCAGCGATGTTTCTCGAAAATCTCCTTGCCGCCTCAAAATGA
- the hpaI gene encoding 4-hydroxy-2-oxoheptanedioate aldolase: MKLPVNHFKQAISSGRSQVGLWCSLPGSYAAECVAGAGYDWLLFDTEHSPGDPLTVLAQLQAVAPYSTSAVVRPAANDPVLIKRFLDIGAQTLLIPMVNTREEAKAAVAATRYPPHGIRGVSALTRATRFGRVADYVEQVEDELCLLVQIETREALDCIEEIADVDGVDGIFIGPADLAASLGHVGKPGHPEVVERVENAISRIIAAGKPAGILTSDPSFAARCIELGTLFTAVGIDAGILARQSEALLKGFKS; encoded by the coding sequence GTGAAACTTCCTGTCAATCATTTCAAGCAAGCGATAAGTTCGGGTCGAAGTCAAGTCGGCCTGTGGTGCAGTCTGCCGGGTAGTTATGCGGCGGAATGCGTCGCGGGAGCAGGTTATGACTGGTTGCTGTTCGACACTGAGCACAGCCCGGGTGATCCATTAACTGTGTTAGCTCAACTTCAGGCTGTCGCACCTTATTCCACCTCGGCTGTCGTGAGACCTGCAGCGAATGACCCCGTCCTGATAAAACGCTTTCTGGACATTGGAGCGCAGACGCTGCTGATACCTATGGTCAACACCAGGGAGGAAGCCAAAGCTGCCGTGGCAGCAACCCGCTATCCACCACATGGCATTCGCGGCGTTTCTGCCCTGACCCGGGCGACACGCTTTGGACGGGTCGCGGACTATGTTGAGCAAGTCGAAGACGAGCTATGCCTACTGGTGCAAATAGAAACCCGCGAGGCACTCGATTGTATTGAAGAAATTGCAGATGTGGACGGAGTGGACGGTATTTTCATCGGCCCCGCTGACCTAGCCGCGAGTCTGGGCCATGTCGGAAAGCCCGGCCACCCGGAGGTCGTCGAGCGCGTTGAAAACGCTATCTCCCGCATTATTGCAGCTGGAAAACCGGCCGGTATTCTAACCTCCGATCCGTCTTTCGCGGCACGTTGTATCGAGCTTGGCACACTGTTCACCGCAGTCGGCATAGACGCAGGTATCCTTGCCCGCCAAAGTGAAGCTTTACTTAAAGGCTTCAAGTCATGA